The window aaatatcaaatgtttaattttgtctgttgtggtacaatgttgccttaaggcaacaaacttttaaatataataataataataataataaatgtttattgatattgtTATCGTGTCCAATTTTAAGcaggaaaaacatcacaaataattttttcctcattgaTATCATATTGCATACCGTAGAGGGTTAATAAtaaccaaaatatgaattttatttaattaataaaagataacataaattatgttgTAATTGTACACCgatatcaattattattatcattaattaattagtttattttcttatcatattaaggaaaaatacagttaaatgctttaataggaaaatattaaatataatggttgtttttaatttattgttattgttgttgttattattgttattattattaattttattctattattaaaAGATAACAAATTGTATCGGAATTGCAATATTTACATCAATATcaactattgttattattattattattattattaactgtaattgttattaaggaaaaatacaaaaaaaatatatatttattattattatattttattatatattattatgaaaggataaattattttataattgcaatatgtacatcaacatcaattattattatcattattattactgttgttattattattattgcaatttataatattatataaaatattatttttactttattgtaaatacacaatgacacaaataaataaaaactcctAAATTACTGTTGcgtattgcactgtaaaataaaatttcagtatttaataataataataataatagtaatagacaaaatatataatatttaatattattttgtagtttattttatttttattttaatcagtttaacaaatgagcaaaaaaaaaaaatctacaactGCAATAATCCaactgtactgtaaaataaaaagggagtatttaataatgtaataataatatctaaaatagtaaaataaaataattgaagttaaaataatttaaattaataaagtgtTGATACAAATATGTCAGCTGAAGTAATGTTTGCATtatatctataatataatacttgTTCATATCAATTCAATatacaaaaagtaaataaaagcagtaaatgaaaaatatgatttctgtctataaatatactgtgattaaaacatgaatctcagaaaatattttaaaatgtattctgaCAGTTTCTTTCACTTATTAATCAtcttataatcatttaatacagttttactgtagttacaataatatattttattaaatgctgtgATTAATGTCAGAAATTCATTTCAGTCTTGTGAGGAATCAATTCATGATACAAAcatcaatttttgttttattatttctgtacaAAAAATAGAGAAATGAATTACATGTTCTTCATCAATCACGATTGTGACATTTTTGatagtaataaaacaaatgattgacACGACAATAAAAACACGAATATACACACACTGATGTTACTGTCTATATGAGGATTTATGACACATTTATTCTGACTGTTATTTGAGTGACAGAAGTTGAgctgcagtattaatgtcatgaagagaCTCAATAACATCTCACTCTTACTGATTCATCatcagctcaaagcattatgggaagaatctctcatcagtctgttctgattcatcaacacagtttcactgatgatttataataaacactaaacccaggatagagcgactgagtgaatgtggtctgttctgtgtggatgagactcattgtgtcagagacgctgtagaaggacagagttcctgcactcacatccacatacactccaATTCTATAGATataatcatcattatcatcatccacatacactcctattctactgaTGATGGGCTTCACAGGGAGATCAGTCTTTATcttattgtgtctgaatgagtatCTGTCAGGAGAGCAGctcaaactccaggactgatcattatgtCCAAACAAACACTCAACACCAtctcccttcctgctgatgctcttatatgacactgatataaacACACCAGTATCTCCgctccactcaatctcccagtaacagcgtccacacacactctctctacacaacacctgataGACAtgatcaaatctgtctggatgatcaggatacaaCTGATATTCATCCACACGTGTCACCTTTCTGTTCTCCTCAGACAGTCTGAGTTtagtgtttgctgtgtttggatccagtgtgagaaaacaggcatctgaacacaagaacagacacatttataacacaacaacaatcactacagctgtgtgtgtgtgtgtgtgtgtagacgtACATTTGTTcagtcctgctgtaatcctggattctcctccatgatccacactagaaaacacacacacacacacacacattcagtcagtcaacaaaaggcttttgaaaggtacttgggtggttgctatgcagttgctaaggtacttggggtggttgctaggctgctgctatgtggttgccaaggtacacaaggtggttgctaggcagttgctagggtacgtGGTGTGGTTGCTAGTAGGTCTGTGTATCTGGATATGGGACTGCAGTGAATTTCAGCAGAATTGAGTGAAACAGCTGTTTATTACACACTGAATACTGCAGATCATTGATAACTACAGACAGTTGAgctcatttattcataaaatcatCTTCACATTGCTGGTAGGTGATCACTGCACAAATAATAACACATCTCTaccttaataaaatgaataaataaaaatgagaagtgTTGCAAACTAATGCTCTGTCTTCACTGTAGTTCACACATTCAATCACACTGAAACTTCAGCTCTGACCCACAAATtgttaccaaaaatattttaactgctGAAAAGCTGCATGATCTTTTTTTGCAAGGAGTTTGTAACATCACTGTTATTTGAATCAATTAAAGTCACAGCTGCACTGATAAATGATAAACACAGCAAAATGGAAGTAattcatacatacacacacaatctCTCATAAATGAACACTTGATCAATGACACTTTTCTGAGGGCAGAATCTGAAGTGTTGATCACTAAACTGCAGGTTTATGGGGTTTTTAAAAAGCAGTGATTTTATCTACAGTAGAGAGAGAGCACATTCACATGGTTGCCAGGTTGGCAAAAAATAAGCAACACATCTATCAGAAATTTcaatattacaaatgtaaaGCTCTGTTTCAGTGATTACGTCTCTTTATATCAGGCAACCTCAGTTGTGTTCCTCTGTGGCCAGATGCAACTTTGTTGTAGCCTATAATATACTCTATTCACTCTTTTTCTGctttaatctgttttatttttttctgtattcaaaTTAAGTGTGCTCCACTGCTGTGAACTGACACAGAAACAGCTGCATCAATACCCTCATCATCAAGTAGTACATTGTCATATGTAtcgtgtttgtttgtttgtttgtttatttttaaggaaaggTCAGTATCAATGATACCAATACTACTGATGTCTTTaggaaatagtttttttcctaatatttaaccgtTAACTGTAGCCATTCAGCATTATGTACAGAAAGCACACACTCTGTTTCTCACATTCTCTCTCCTTTACAGACGTACATGGAAACATACACTTTATCAGTATAGTTTAGCAACTTAAAAgctgcatgatatattttaCAAGCGAGGTGTAAAATTACACCtcgaaaaaaaacaaaacagtaatttttaggtgaacaaaATTATACCTAAAATTACACAAGGTGTAAAATGACACCTTTACAGCGCttaatctctttctctctaatAACTTTCGTAAGTCTGCTATCAACAGCTCAAGCCTCCGTTATTCTAAAATGAGGTTTCTAAATTAGCAACGGAGACACTGAATGAGATGCATAAGAAGTTAATCCTACTCACAGTAATgttttaagtacaaaaaaaacagatgaaagCCTTGAAATATATCACCTGATCTATGTCTTGAGGTGTGGTAACTGTAGTATAAGAGGAATAATTAGTATAACTTTGGGTGATGTGGCCATGACCTGAAgcaggtgtgcattatttttctaataattcaactGCCTGGAgtcaattattccttacataattgagagctttcaattttaacatttattagccttaaaaaaataacgacttctaatttaaatgaacttaaaacaatcattataataaatgtcatatttggcccttcagcaagtaggaaatatacagaaattgaataaagttatcaaaaactaaattctataattactgtaaatatagatgaatccttaaagctatAAAAAGTTactgatttcctcttttttcgtTGTTGTTCTTTGATTtatagacatcacagcagctgggatATTAGATTATTTTGGCTGCCATTtctttaagagctgccgctgctgaacaTGACTTAACTGATGATATAACTACCACTGCATGCTCGTAGTTTCTTTTGTGCTTTGATATGAAATGACACCACCACCACATTTGTGCATGCAATTAAAGAGTACGCACTACCAGCACAGTATAACAGCTGACAGAACaggaaaattcatttttactgacatatgacctgacaacatctcatctgactgcagttcactgttgttctactgaagctcctcATCATCTGCACCATTTCCGTGCTTGTTTGACTAGTGCCTGGTGCTGACATGAAGTTGGAGAGTGCATCTGAAAAGTCTCATCATAATTGATGTTCTGTgtctaaataaacacacttcttgtcaagaaaaaaggagacagaagcagcagctgTGAGTAAGGCTGTCACGATTATGAAATTTGGCTGACGATTAATTGTCTAAGAAATAATTGCGATTATGTCAACTAATTGTCAGGTTTATGGCTttgacatacattttttatgcactttgttcaataaattgttaaaaaggaTTGCGATTAGGGACAAAATAACAttgaaacatttctgaaaaccAGAGTTGCCCTGAGaaacacattcatataaacctCCACAccaatatttcaatttttcttCTTATATTTCGAGAATCATGAACAATGAATTTGCTGTGCccatacagtattttttgttattgctATTCTGTCCTCTCTGCGACCATTCTGGCCACatacatacagtgggtacggaaagtattcagacccccttaaatttttcactcttcgttatattgcagccatttgctaaaatcatttaagttcagttttttttcctcattaatgtacacacagcaccccatattgacagaaaaacacagaattgttgacatttttgcagatttattaaaaaagaaaaactgaaatatcacatggtcctaagtattcagaccctttgctcagtatttagtagaagcacccttttgatctaatacagccatgagtctttttgggaagatgcaacaagtttttcacacctggatttggggatcctctgccattcctccttgcagatcctctccagttctgtcaggttggatggtaaacgttggtggacagtcatttttaggtctctccagagatgctcaattgggtttaagtcagggctctggctgggccattcaagaacagtcacagagttgttgtgaagtcactccttcgttattttagctatGTGCTTAGGGTCTTTGTCTTGTTGGAAGATAAACCTTTGGCCCAGTCTGAGGtgctgagcactctggagaaggttttcgtccatgatatccctgtacttggccgcattcatctttccctcgattgcaaccagtcgtcttgtccctgcagctgaaaaacacccccacagcatgatgctgccaccaccatgcttcactgttgggactgtattggacaggtgatgagcaatgcctggttttctccacacataccacttagaattaaggccaaaaagttatatcttggtctcatcagaccagagaatcttttttctcaccatcttggagtccttcaggtgttttttagcaaactccatgcgggctttcatgtgtcttgcactgaggagaggcttccgtcgggccattctgccataaagccccgactggtggagggctgcagtgatggttgactttctacaactttctcccatctcccgactgcatctctggagctcagccacagtgatctttgggttcttcttcaTCTcacagctctaggaagggttctggtcgtcccaaacgtcttccatttaaggattatggaggccactgtgctcttaggaaccttaagtgcagcagaattttttttgtaaccttggccagatctgtgccttgccacaattctgtctctgagctcttcaggcagttcctttgacctcatgattctcatttgctctgacatgcactgtgagctgtaaggtcttatatagccCTCTGGTGCTCTTCGGTCACTTTTGACCgaaaatttttctgttttaaaattttaaaaatcacagcttCATCGGAATGGTATGAAACTCTGTGACTTTTATGCCATTTGGAAtgtcaacacaaaaaaaaattgagggcATGATTCAAGCAGGCTAAGTGGtcgtaaaaaaaatagtcacactTGTGCTCTTCGGTCTAAAATGACCGACcataggaaatgaatgggaaatcgacaaaaatacaaatattcagcgaatttttgtgtgtacaatctacaaatcctccacaatgctgaaaaaaagtacacagcAGGGAAGGGGTGACACTCTAAAACACACCCATTCATAAACACACccgttcacacacacacacacagacacacacacacacacacacattatatacacacctctcttcggtcacttttgaccaaaacATTTTcggttttgaatttttaaaaatcacagcttCATCGGAATGGTATGAAACTCTGTGACTTTTATGCCATTTGGAATgtcaacacaaaacaaaattgagGGCATGATTCAAGCAGGCTAAGTGGtcgtaaaaaaaatagtcacagTTGTGCTCTTCGGTCTAAAATGACCGACcataggaaatgaatgggaaatcgacaaaaatacaaatattcagcgaatttttgtgtgtacaatctacaaatcctccacaatgctgaaaaaaagtacacagcagtgaaggggtgacactctaaaacacacccattcataaacacacccattcacacacacacacacacacacacacagacacacacagacacacacacacattatatacacacctctcttcggtcacttttgaccaaaacATTTTcggttttgaatttttaaaaaaaatcacagcttcaTCAGAACGGTACCAAATTCAGTGACTTTCATGGCATTTGGAATgtgaacacacataaaaaattaGGGCacgattccaaaaaaaaaaaaaaaaaaaaaacaacttgtgctctttggtcaaaaatgaccgaccacaggaaatgaatgggaaatcgacaaaaatacaaaaatttagagaatttttctgtctctttctcacacatccacacacacgcacaaatgAACTGTAACAGCAAATtgagaatatgtaaaataaaaaaaattacatatccAGAGTGTTAGTTTGACTGTAatcataatacaaaaaatgaacacttcaaatcatatttataacaaaaaactaTCCCAAACTGGATAAGAAATAGTCTTTGAgattgtttaaatgtatgttcaACTATTCCAcctaataaaaatgctgaatcaATTGTCTAAAAACAACTAGGCAATTCACAATCTGCTCTGTAGAGAACTATACAGGCATCAAGTTACACCTGCCATTACAGATGTTTTTCTCGTTTTTTACAACCAAATGGCGCTAATCTGCCTTCAAAAATTTGTGTTGGATGGCTGAGTCTCTATTTTAACCTGAAATactgcattaattaaaaaataataataaaaaaaaaaaaaaaataataataataattttaattattctcaATGGCAAAAAAATTGGTATTAATTAcagcataaatattaattattaccacaaaaccctctcaaaatgcaaaataaaaaataaaaaatattattaaacaaaaatgaattcgaatggttttactgaaaaaaattacaagatgCGTTACAGGTGTCCGGTCACTTCTGACCGCGAAGAGCACAAGTGTGACTCCGAAACGAAGAGCACCAGAGggatagacaggtgtgtggctttcctaatcatgtccaatcagtataatcaaacacagctggactcaaatgaaggtgtagaaccatctcaaggatgatcagaagaaatggacagcacctgagttaaatatatgagtgtcacagcaaagggtctgaatacttaggaccatgtgatatttagttttttcttttttaataaatctgcaaaaatgtcaacaattctgtgtttttctgtcaatatggagtgctgtgtgtacattaatgtggaaaaaaaacttaaatgattttagcaaatggctgcaatataacaaagagtgaaaaaattaagggggtctgaatactttccgtacccactgtactGCAGCAAAATTTGGTTGCCAGTTCACCTTTTACTCCTTAATAGCattctgtacacacataattaagtaaaatacgggagtgacaaccgcattcgACAACCACATTGCCTTCTGAAAAAGATAGGTTACGTTAGTGACTGACAACCGCCTTAACAGAAATGCTATGCAGTGAAAAAGCCCTGCATTTCAGCCCGGGCCTGACAGGCCAAAATTTTTCATGACCCTAGGGCTGGGCTTTGGGCCAATTTTCACACCATAGCTCAGACACAGCCGGGCATcgggcctgttttaggcttcaccttatttttatatttaggcaTCCATcaattatggtgatgaaaaaaaTTGCCGCTCATGGAAACAATACCAGACTTCACTTTCGAGACTCAGATGGCGTTTAGTGTCTCAGCCAGCAGCAGTGCCTTCAGCAGAGCTGGAAGCGATCCACATTCAAGCACAGGCAATAGGCTGAAACTTGTCATAAAGCACCGGCAAAAGTAATTACAAATGAATGTGTCGGGGGAAATAGTAAGgagatatttgaattatttattaataaactagtgtatTCTGAGTCAGTGTCACAAAGATCCTGATTCACAATCTTCTCTTTGGAGGTGCCTTTAGAAAGAAATGCGTCTTTGtggattacataatgaaaaagttgttgttttcgATTTGTTTGATTTCATTAAGCTATTTTTTTACAGCTATTTACagctttctatttatatatagtatatatttataatgtctgTGAGGCATGTATTCGCcaagtttcagttcagttttgtgaagcgctcctgttcaaGAACGAGACGGCacaaagctttattttaaaagcactgtttgtaacattttgttaatattgtgagtgcacacaaataaaagtagaccctttacagttccaaattgaattgtaaattgtttttaaattgtttccactgaagcactggcgcctccatgtcaAACAACTAGCTGTTAATGAGGTTTTTAATGTGTATAGATGTGTCTCTCTTTATAGTATGTATGGTGAATCCATGGGTGAATCACAGGGAAAGCACTACCGGAGCAACAGGAGACTTGACTCGCTTGTGTTGCAAGATCTTGGTAGAAACCataaaaaactaagtaaatCCAAATGCTTTATGCTAAAAATAAGACCAAAATATAATGACTCGTGTCTGCTTAGTTTGATAGCTCCATAAACCTGATCGCTTTTCCATCCGAGCTTAAACAACAAGCCCAAAAAGCGCTTGTAATGAGTGATCATGGCAACACAGACAGCACACACTCTGTGAAGCAGCatgaacaaacataaacaaaacacaataatcaAGGTTGTCTGAATTGGCCGCAGTTATATGAAATAACCACGACAGGCCTAGTTGTAAGtggatatatataaatatatatatatatatatatatatatatatatatatatatatatatatataaataaatatctatctctctatatctatctatctatatatatgtatgtatataatggTTTAATGTCAGTTATTTCTGTCTTATTTCTATCTTCTATCTCTATTAATTGTAAGTAATCtattgagatttttgtttgcacaaggagtctgataacagccagtgctccacacagagatctgatcccatcatcattcagtctgtctggaatgatgtgaagaaacagaaaaggtacacttagtttttcaggtagttttgcaggtaggtttcttgaagcaccTTGGAGACGTTACCACAGTTGATCTGGATTGtctcttcatgtcattccagatgatggtgagatcagatctctgtgtggagcactggctgttgccACACTCCTTgttcaaacaaaaatctcaatggattattataattaatggcaaaatgaatgtttggaaatataaactgatattttctactGACACTACAGCAGAAGATAGAAATAACAcaataaaccatttttttagcTAGTGAAAATACTAGTAGGCTAAGACTTCCACAcagtatataaatgtgtgtgtacttgtttttgctacattgtggggaccaaatgtcccggcctgcggtccccacagtgttaaaaaatcattaaaaacagtaaatggtgttcatctgaaaatgtaacaatgcaaacatgttgtCTGTAagaggtaggtttagggttagggttcggttaggggatagacaatattgtttagtcagtataaaaactatagaaatctatggaaagtccccacaatccacaaaaacaaacgtgtgtgtgtatgtaaaatatgtaaatatgagtatatgtgtacagtatatatatagcACTGAGGAGTCGAAATAGAAAAGTCTAAAATCTTCCTGGTGGACATACTTGAGTTTGTCCAGTGAGCAGGTGGAATCCAACAGTTTTTCAGAGAGTTGTTCGACTCCTGaatctcctgggtgattgtagctcagatccagctctctcaggtgtgaggggtttgaactcagagctgaagacacATAATGACAGCCTTTCtgtgtcaccatacagccagacaatctgaaaacacagcaatagtccatgtgacaatcACACAAATTTCTTTCATACATTTTAGCCATTAATTATTCCTATAGGGTTGTGTTAAACAAATGTATAtggaaaaaatctgaaatgtcaTGTACACATTATAAATCATATGACGGAAATGCTGTCCAGTGGAGTTGTGTCACCAGTGTTACTGCTATGTCCTACTGTCCTGAGCGCATGCACAGCATGTGGCGTGTGACGTGTGTATGCGCTCTGGCGTAGTATACGCAAGCACCATAAGCGATCTGCGCTTATACGTCAGTCATTGTTTACACTGCACAGAGATTGTGGGTATGACGGCTATTGGTATTTACTTGCGCTTATCCTGTTTGTTCAAACCGATTTAAAGCTAAAAGATTAAGTTTAGTTGTGTGAACTCTTGCAGAATTATTGACTTTTCACCGATTTCAACTTCTGAGCCTGATCACTTGAAGTTATGGTTGCT of the Labeo rohita strain BAU-BD-2019 unplaced genomic scaffold, IGBB_LRoh.1.0 scaffold_1135, whole genome shotgun sequence genome contains:
- the LOC127157634 gene encoding stonustoxin subunit beta-like, whose protein sequence is MVTQKGCHYVSSALSSNPSHLRELDLSYNHPGDSGVEQLSEKLLDSTCSLDKLNVDHGGESRITAGLNKYACFLTLDPNTANTKLRLSEENRKVTRVDEYQLYPDHPDRFDHVYQVLCRESVCGRCYWEIEWSGDTGVFISVSYKSISRKGDGVECLFGHNDQSWSLSCSPDRYSFRHNKIKTDLPVKPIISRIGVYVDDDNDDYIYRIGVYVDVSAGTLSFYSVSDTMSLIHTEQTTFTQSLYPGFSVYYKSSVKLC